Genomic window (Daucus carota subsp. sativus chromosome 5, DH1 v3.0, whole genome shotgun sequence):
TCCGTCTCCAAACCTGTACAATGTCATGGTTCCCGATCATAATATATCTTTCTGATTCTTTGacaatttcattttattttttgttctgCATAGTACAAGGTCATTCTGGTTTTTGGACCAGAGGCCTAGCGGATATACGACGATGATTGAAATTCAGTGGACCTTATTACATGTGTCTTTATGGGAAAAGCTTACCCAACCACGTAGAATCCGAAACCATCCAGATGCCAAGAATCCATGACATTTAGGTTATTCCTGAAAACAATTTCATGCCAGCCTTTGTGAATTCCAGTAGCAACAAAAACCCCATATACAGCAGCATTACTGACAGAGTCGACAGGAAACTCATCAAGGGTGTAAACACCAGTTCCGTTGACAAAGTAATCTGCAAGTTTTACTGGTGTATTCGGTGTAAAGTACGATACATTGTTCACTACATAGCGAGGATCTCCGTTGATGTTAGAGATTGATCCCTCAAGGATAAAGGTTTGTGACAGAGTTACATTTGTTACGTTGAAAGTTCCTTGTGGATTTGGCCTTGCAGCACCAGCAGTCATATTCCACCTATAGTATTGGAATATTACAAACAATAAGATGTTAGCTAGTAGATCCTCGTAGTTAATATGTTTAGCATCTTTAAATCAAGATTTACCTGATACTTTTTGCTTGTTCTACAGAAAAATCTACGTCGAATGGATCAGGGCCACTGGGAAGAGTGCTGCTAACCGACGAGGCAGAGTTAGAATAATGTAGCACCCCTTTTGCCACGAGGGCACTGTCATCTGTGGTGTTAAGCATTTTTGGGGAAGCGACAATGTTGTAATCAGCATCATCTTGATTGGCTGTGACAAGAACTGAATAGGACTGGCCAACGTGCACATCAAGAGAGTCTAATGTGATCTGACTAGTATAAGAACCTTCTGTTTCGACTACCACCATTTGATGGTTCTGTATCCTGAAGTTAAAACTCAATGTTGTCCCGACGTTCGCTACTCTAAATCTGTAAGTTTTTCCTGCATAGCATAATGCAAATTCTCAGAATCCAAACACTTAAGGCCTGCAGGCAGCAATGAATGATCTGACTTGCAATGCCACTAACCTTTTGTTACCGTGAATGACTCGGAACTTTTTGTACTCGTGTTCCCATAAGGCCCTTTACCATTCATCAAAAGAACATCTGGAACGTTAGCAGATGACATTAGACTGCTTTCCACCGCAGATCTCAGTACCTTTTATAATTGCATGGTAAACAGAAGAGGACGCAGGTATATTAAAATCCGATGAATACAACTAATCATCTTCATTTATACTAAAGAGATGCACGTCAGTATCAGTCACCTTGTAGTCCGTAACAAACCAGTCACCAATGAGAAGATCAAATTCTGCTTCTGGTTTCGGGAAAGGAACATTGATGACAATCCGGTTATTTATTCTTAGTGGTCCAAAGCCTCCAGCAACCTTTTGATAATTGATTGATGGAAAGTACGTAAAAGTTCCAATCTGATCTTTCGTCTGAAACACATATGTCCAGTTTGTTCCTGCTTGAATTGGGCAGTTAGTTCCAGAAACTCCGTCTTGCCATGAATTAAGCCTCTGCTGTATGCCACTCCTGCAAAACCGTTCAACTATTTAACATAATGAAGGGATTCACAATCTTTATCTAGCTTCTTGAATGAATTAGTTTTTGCAGACATGTAATATACCATGTAATGAGTAGTGGCTCATCCATATTGTTGAATACGTTCACATGAACAACATCATTAGTCGTGGCATTGATAAGGGGTCCTGGAAACATTCCATTGATGGTGATAACCTGTAAGCACACAATGGTTTTGCACACTTTCAGCAGACAAAGCATAAACATTGTTCAACGATATAATGTAATATCACAATGACTTGGTTACTTACAGGCTGAGATGAAGTAAAGGGGTTGATCGTCGTGTCAACAGCAACAACCCATTCTAGAAAGATATCAGCACTATTGGCTCCAGAAAGAAAGACAGCCAACAAAGCAACAATAACAGTTTTCCACCGGAAGGCGCCATACGATGCCATTGTAAGGTGTGAAGCTGCAATGAGGTCTTCTTCTTGTGCCTCTTGGAATCAGACAAATAAATGCATGAACAAGTAAATGATATCGAATAATATAGCAAATAGGAATTAGCCTGCATAAGACAACAGTTAAATGGGTGAAAGTTCCTAAGAAAAGAACAAGAATAGTGAATAACAATGGTTAGACAATTGCACTGCTGTCATCCAATGTATATAATAAGCCGGCTTAACTA
Coding sequences:
- the LOC108220484 gene encoding monocopper oxidase-like protein SKU5, with the protein product MASYGAFRWKTVIVALLAVFLSGANSADIFLEWVVAVDTTINPFTSSQPVITINGMFPGPLINATTNDVVHVNVFNNMDEPLLITWSGIQQRLNSWQDGVSGTNCPIQAGTNWTYVFQTKDQIGTFTYFPSINYQKVAGGFGPLRINNRIVINVPFPKPEAEFDLLIGDWFVTDYKVLRSAVESSLMSSANVPDVLLMNGKGPYGNTSTKSSESFTVTKGKTYRFRVANVGTTLSFNFRIQNHQMVVVETEGSYTSQITLDSLDVHVGQSYSVLVTANQDDADYNIVASPKMLNTTDDSALVAKGVLHYSNSASSVSSTLPSGPDPFDVDFSVEQAKSIRWNMTAGAARPNPQGTFNVTNVTLSQTFILEGSISNINGDPRYVVNNVSYFTPNTPVKLADYFVNGTGVYTLDEFPVDSVSNAAVYGVFVATGIHKGWHEIVFRNNLNVMDSWHLDGFGFYVVGFGDGEWTSDSRSTYNLFDPVVRSTVQVYPGGWTAVYTFLDNPGMWNLRSQHMKHWYSGEELYIRVHNNDPNPAKEQPPPQNLLLCGILSDAFAPAPAVQSGA